A window from Citrus sinensis cultivar Valencia sweet orange chromosome 3, DVS_A1.0, whole genome shotgun sequence encodes these proteins:
- the LOC102626669 gene encoding uncharacterized protein LOC102626669 isoform X4 has protein sequence MRALAAQFLLRIPQLGRKNINFPSYKHRGNYRPLFLSCNYSTNDNCSSTPSSKKKNYLELTDDELLRECEMDTYKSSGPGGQHRNKRESAVRLKHVPTGVIAHAAEDRSQHKNRASALSRLRTLLALKVRSSVNLDAYSPPPQLLQILPPKSTIRSSEVGPQIGPNNPKFALGMQALLDLIFAVEGSVSEAAKLLGLSTGALSRLILSDDSLRIAVNELRTSKGMKPLK, from the exons atgagGGCGTTGGCCGCTCAATTCCTGCTTCGGATTCCCCAACTCGGaaggaaaaatataaactttccGTCGTACAAGCATCGCGGGAATTATCGGCCATTGTTCTTGTCTTGCAATTACAGTACCAATGACAATTGTTCTTCAACTCCTTCttcgaagaagaagaattacTTAGAATTGACCGACGATGAGCTGCTTCGCGAATGCGAAATGGACACGTACAAATCGTCCGGACCAGGCGGTCAGCACCGCAACAAGCGCGAATCCGCCGTACGTCTCAAGCACGTACCGACCGGCGTCATAGCGCATGCCGCCGAAGACCGATCGCAGCACAAGAATCGCGCGTCAGCTTTGTCGCGCCTCCGCACTCTTTTGGCCCTCAAAGTGAGGAGCAGTGTGAATCTTGATGCGTATTCGCCGCCGCCGCAGCTTCTTCAAATCCTTCCTCCTAAGTCTACTATTAGAAGTTCAGAAGTTGGTCCACAAATTGGACCTAACAATCCTAAATTTGCTTTG GGAATGCAAGCTCTGCTTGATCTAATTTTCGCAGTCGAGGGATCTGTTTCAGAAGCAGCAAAATTATTGGG ATTAAGCACTGGAGCATTGTCACGGTTGATTCTATCGGACGATTCTCTTCGAATAGCGGTGAATGAGTTGAGGACTTCTAAG GGTATGAAGCCTCTTAAGTAG
- the LOC102616865 gene encoding disease resistance protein RUN1-like isoform X7 → MASSSRNNKKYDVFVSFRGEDTRDNFTSHLCSALCRQNIQTFIDDQLNRGDEISESLVNAIEASAISVIVFSEGYASSSWCLDELVRILECKKEYAQIVIPVFYRVDPSDVRNQTGSFGDSFSKLEERLKENTEKLRSWRKALKEASSLSGFHSLNIRPESELINEVVNHISKRLLDQVFRRNDKKNQLVGVESRVEEIESLLGVQSKDVYALGIWGIGGIGKTTIARATFDKISSDFEGSCFLENVREESQKTGGLACLRQKLLSNLLKDKNVSLDIGLNFRRLSRMKVLIVFDDVTCFNQLESLTESLDWLTPVSRIIITTRNKQVLRNWGVSKIYEMEALEYHHALELFSRHAFKQNHPDVGYEKFSSKVMKYAQGVPLALKVLGCFLYEREKEVWESAINKLQRILHPSILEVLKISYDSLDDKEKNIFLDVACFFQGEDVNLVMKFHNASGFYPEIGISVLVDKSLIAIDSYNKIRMHDLLQELGREIVRQESINPGNRSRLWHHEDIYEVLTYNTGTEKIEGICLDMSKVKELRLNPNTFTKMPKLRFLKFYSSLFNGENKCKMSYLQDPGFAEVKYLHWHGYPLKSLPSNDIEQLWDRVKRYSKLNQIIHAACHKLIAKIPNPTLMPRMKKLVILNLRGSKSLKSLPSGIFNLEFLTKLDLSGCSKLKRLPEISSDCKRLKSLPSSLYRLKSLGILDLHGCSNLQRLPECLGQLSSPITCNLAKTNIERIPESIIQLFVSGYLLLSYGERFEFVQKPPFLERGCLVLQPFLGIVEDTLRIQHTNHTPVLRLQEIWQEVWLNRGFSLGKGHIVLPGNEIPKWFEFQSVGSFITLDMPPDFFNNSRVQGIAFSAILAFSDRHVDYGRWFSFSFELKVKTTKDCGTHDTRLFQRRVNYVESDHLHLGHYLFCEEDFNGFWKCNCIPEAVHFNVFPPLECQCCGVKKCGIHLLHTPDPTSMEDPSTCFNCNEED, encoded by the exons ATGGCTTCTTCTTCTCGAAACAACAAGAAGTATGATGTTTTTGTTAGTTTCAGAGGAGAGGACACCCGCGACAACTTTACTAGCCATCTCTGTTCTGCTCTGTGTCGACAAAATATCcaaactttcattgatgaccaACTGAACAGAGGAGATGAAATTTCGGAGTCACTTGTGAATGCAATTGAAGCATCAGCCATTTCAGTTATCGTCTTCTCAGAAGGGTATGCATCTTCCAGCTGGTGTCTCGATGAACTTGTAAGGATCCTTGAGTGCAAGAAAGAGTATGCACAGATTGTGATTCCGGTTTTCTATCGGGTTGATCCATCAGACGTGAGAAACCAAACTGGGAGTTTTGGGGATTCATTTTCGAAGCTTGAAGAAAGATTAAAGGAGAATACTGAGAAGCTGCGTAGTTGGAGGAAAGCTTTGAAGGAAGCATCCAGTTTGTCTGGCTTTCATTCTCTTAACATCAG GCCTGAATCGGAACTTATAAACGAAGTTGTTAATCACATTTCAAAGAGACTGCTGGATCAAGTTTTTCGGCggaatgataaaaaaaaccaGCTGGTTGGAGTAGAATCAAGAGTTGAGGAAATTGAATCTCTACTAGGTGTTCAGTCGAAAGATGTTTACGCTTTAGGGATTTGGGGCATTGGTGGTATAGGCAAAACAACAATCGCTAGAGCTACTTTCGACAAAATCTCTAGCGATTTTGAAGGTTCTTGCTTCCTTGAAAATGTTAGAGAAGAGTCACAAAAAACGGGAGGATTAGCTTGCTTGCGacaaaaacttctttcaaatttattgaaagataaaaatgTGAGTCTTGATATTGGTCTCAATTTTAGAAGGCTCAGCCGCATGAAGGTTCTGATTGTTTTTGATGATGTGACTTGCTTCAACCAATTGGAATCTTTAACCGAAAGTCTTGATTGGCTGACGCCTGTAAGTCGGATCATAATAACCACcagaaataaacaagtgctTAGAAATTGGGGGGTGAGTAAAATATATGAGATGGAGGCATTAGAATATCATCACGCTCTTGAGCTTTTCAGTCGACATGCCTTCAAACAAAACCATCCTGACGTTGGTTACGAGAAATTTTCAAGCAAGGTAATGAAATATGCTCAAGGTGTTCCTTTAGCTCTTAAAGTTTTGGGTTGCTTTCTATATGAAAGAGAAAAGGAAGTCTGGGAAagtgcaataaataaattgcaaaGAATCCTCCATCCAAGTATCCTAgaggtattaaaaataagttacgATAGTTTGGATGATaaggagaaaaatattttccttgatGTTGCTTGTTTTTTTCAAGGCGAGGATGTAAATCTAGTAATGAAATTCCATAATGCAAGCGGTTTCTACCCAGAAATAGGAATAAGTGTTCTTGTTGATAAATCTCTCATTGCTATTGATTCATACAACAAGATAAGAATGCATGATTTACTACAAGAGTTGGGTAGGGAAATTGTTCGACAAGAATCAATTAATCCTGGAAACCGCAGTAGGTTGTGGCATCATGAGGATATCTATGAAGTTCTTACATATAACACG gggACAGAAAAAATTGAGGGCATTTGTTTGGATATGTCAAAAGTAAAAGAGCTCCGTCTAAATCCCAATACTTTCACAAAGATGcctaaattgagatttttaaagttCTATAGTTCATTATTCAATGGAGAGAACAAATGTAAGATGTCTTATTTGCAAGACCCTGGATTTGCTGAAGTGAAATATCTTCACTGGCATGGATATCCGTTGAAGTCATTACCCTCAAATGACATTGAACAACTTTGGGATCGTGTGAAG CGTTATAGTAAGTTAAACCAGATAATCCATGCTGCCTGCCATAAGCTAATTGCCAAAATTCCAAATCCCACGTTGATGCCACGTATGAAAAAGCTAGTTATCTTGAATCTGAGAGGTAGCAAAAGCCTGAAAAGTCTTCCATCTGGAATATTTAACTTGGAATTTCTTACCAAACTTGATCTATCGGGCTGCTCAAAACTGAAAAGGCTTCCAGAGATCTCATCAG ATTGTAAAAGGCTTAAGAGTCTCCCAAGCAGCCTCTATAGATTGAAATCTCTTGGAATTCTTGATCTCCATGGTTGCTCAAATCTTCAGAGATTGCCCGAATGTCTTGGCCAATTATCCTCGCCAATAACATGTAATCTAGCGAAAACCAATATTGAGAGAATACCAGAAAGCATTATCCAACTTTTCGTGTCGGGATACCTCCTCTTAAGTTATGGTGAGAGGTTCGAATTCGTACAAAAGCCTCCATTCCTTGAACGAGGTTGCTTGGTACTGCAACCATTTTTAG GAATTGTTGAAGATACCCTGAGAATTCAGCATACGAACCATACGCCAGTTCTACGTTTGCAAGAAATATGGCAAGAAGTATGGCTAAAT AGAGGTTTTTCCTTGGGCAAAGGTCATATAGTACTACCTGGGAATGAAATTCCAAAGTGGTTTGAGTTTCAAAGTGTGGGATCTTTTATAACCTTGGATATGCCACCAGATTTCTTCAATAATAGCAGAGTGCAGGGTATTGCATTTAGTGctattttagcattttcagaCCGTCATGTAGATTATGGCAGatggttttcattttcttttgagctCAAAGTGAAAACCACCAAAGATTGTGGTACGCATGACACACGGTTATTTCAGAGAAGAGTTAATTATGTAGAATCAGATCACTTACATTTGGGGCACTATCTGTTCTGTGAAGAGGATTTTAATGGTTTTTGGAAATGCAATTGCATTCCTGAGGCAGTCCACTTTAATGTTTTTCCACCTTTGGAGTGCCAGTGCTGCGGGGTGAAAAAATGTGGGATCCATTTACTTCACACCCCAGATCCTACGTCAATGGAAGACCCAAGCACATGTTTCAACTGTAACGAAGAAGACTGA
- the LOC102616865 gene encoding disease resistance protein RUN1-like isoform X1 yields MASSSRNNKKYDVFVSFRGEDTRDNFTSHLCSALCRQNIQTFIDDQLNRGDEISESLVNAIEASAISVIVFSEGYASSSWCLDELVRILECKKEYAQIVIPVFYRVDPSDVRNQTGSFGDSFSKLEERLKENTEKLRSWRKALKEASSLSGFHSLNIRPESELINEVVNHISKRLLDQVFRRNDKKNQLVGVESRVEEIESLLGVQSKDVYALGIWGIGGIGKTTIARATFDKISSDFEGSCFLENVREESQKTGGLACLRQKLLSNLLKDKNVSLDIGLNFRRLSRMKVLIVFDDVTCFNQLESLTESLDWLTPVSRIIITTRNKQVLRNWGVSKIYEMEALEYHHALELFSRHAFKQNHPDVGYEKFSSKVMKYAQGVPLALKVLGCFLYEREKEVWESAINKLQRILHPSILEVLKISYDSLDDKEKNIFLDVACFFQGEDVNLVMKFHNASGFYPEIGISVLVDKSLIAIDSYNKIRMHDLLQELGREIVRQESINPGNRSRLWHHEDIYEVLTYNTGTEKIEGICLDMSKVKELRLNPNTFTKMPKLRFLKFYSSLFNGENKCKMSYLQDPGFAEVKYLHWHGYPLKSLPSNDIEQLWDRVKRYSKLNQIIHAACHKLIAKIPNPTLMPRMKKLVILNLRGSKSLKSLPSGIFNLEFLTKLDLSGCSKLKRLPEISSGNISWLFLRGIAIEELPSSIERQLRLSWLDLSDCKRLKSLPSSLYRLKSLGILDLHGCSNLQRLPECLGQLSSPITCNLAKTNIERIPESIIQLFVSGYLLLSYGERFEFVQKPPFLERGCLVLQPFLGIVEDTLRIQHTNHTPVLRLQEIWQEVWLNRGFSLGKGHIVLPGNEIPKWFEFQSVGSFITLDMPPDFFNNSRVQGIAFSAILAFSDRHVDYGRWFSFSFELKVKTTKDCGTHDTRLFQRRVNYVESDHLHLGHYLFCEEDFNGFWKCNCIPEAVHFNVFPPLECQCCGVKKCGIHLLHTPDPTSMEDPSTCFNCNEED; encoded by the exons ATGGCTTCTTCTTCTCGAAACAACAAGAAGTATGATGTTTTTGTTAGTTTCAGAGGAGAGGACACCCGCGACAACTTTACTAGCCATCTCTGTTCTGCTCTGTGTCGACAAAATATCcaaactttcattgatgaccaACTGAACAGAGGAGATGAAATTTCGGAGTCACTTGTGAATGCAATTGAAGCATCAGCCATTTCAGTTATCGTCTTCTCAGAAGGGTATGCATCTTCCAGCTGGTGTCTCGATGAACTTGTAAGGATCCTTGAGTGCAAGAAAGAGTATGCACAGATTGTGATTCCGGTTTTCTATCGGGTTGATCCATCAGACGTGAGAAACCAAACTGGGAGTTTTGGGGATTCATTTTCGAAGCTTGAAGAAAGATTAAAGGAGAATACTGAGAAGCTGCGTAGTTGGAGGAAAGCTTTGAAGGAAGCATCCAGTTTGTCTGGCTTTCATTCTCTTAACATCAG GCCTGAATCGGAACTTATAAACGAAGTTGTTAATCACATTTCAAAGAGACTGCTGGATCAAGTTTTTCGGCggaatgataaaaaaaaccaGCTGGTTGGAGTAGAATCAAGAGTTGAGGAAATTGAATCTCTACTAGGTGTTCAGTCGAAAGATGTTTACGCTTTAGGGATTTGGGGCATTGGTGGTATAGGCAAAACAACAATCGCTAGAGCTACTTTCGACAAAATCTCTAGCGATTTTGAAGGTTCTTGCTTCCTTGAAAATGTTAGAGAAGAGTCACAAAAAACGGGAGGATTAGCTTGCTTGCGacaaaaacttctttcaaatttattgaaagataaaaatgTGAGTCTTGATATTGGTCTCAATTTTAGAAGGCTCAGCCGCATGAAGGTTCTGATTGTTTTTGATGATGTGACTTGCTTCAACCAATTGGAATCTTTAACCGAAAGTCTTGATTGGCTGACGCCTGTAAGTCGGATCATAATAACCACcagaaataaacaagtgctTAGAAATTGGGGGGTGAGTAAAATATATGAGATGGAGGCATTAGAATATCATCACGCTCTTGAGCTTTTCAGTCGACATGCCTTCAAACAAAACCATCCTGACGTTGGTTACGAGAAATTTTCAAGCAAGGTAATGAAATATGCTCAAGGTGTTCCTTTAGCTCTTAAAGTTTTGGGTTGCTTTCTATATGAAAGAGAAAAGGAAGTCTGGGAAagtgcaataaataaattgcaaaGAATCCTCCATCCAAGTATCCTAgaggtattaaaaataagttacgATAGTTTGGATGATaaggagaaaaatattttccttgatGTTGCTTGTTTTTTTCAAGGCGAGGATGTAAATCTAGTAATGAAATTCCATAATGCAAGCGGTTTCTACCCAGAAATAGGAATAAGTGTTCTTGTTGATAAATCTCTCATTGCTATTGATTCATACAACAAGATAAGAATGCATGATTTACTACAAGAGTTGGGTAGGGAAATTGTTCGACAAGAATCAATTAATCCTGGAAACCGCAGTAGGTTGTGGCATCATGAGGATATCTATGAAGTTCTTACATATAACACG gggACAGAAAAAATTGAGGGCATTTGTTTGGATATGTCAAAAGTAAAAGAGCTCCGTCTAAATCCCAATACTTTCACAAAGATGcctaaattgagatttttaaagttCTATAGTTCATTATTCAATGGAGAGAACAAATGTAAGATGTCTTATTTGCAAGACCCTGGATTTGCTGAAGTGAAATATCTTCACTGGCATGGATATCCGTTGAAGTCATTACCCTCAAATGACATTGAACAACTTTGGGATCGTGTGAAG CGTTATAGTAAGTTAAACCAGATAATCCATGCTGCCTGCCATAAGCTAATTGCCAAAATTCCAAATCCCACGTTGATGCCACGTATGAAAAAGCTAGTTATCTTGAATCTGAGAGGTAGCAAAAGCCTGAAAAGTCTTCCATCTGGAATATTTAACTTGGAATTTCTTACCAAACTTGATCTATCGGGCTGCTCAAAACTGAAAAGGCTTCCAGAGATCTCATCAGGTAATATAAGCTGGTTATTTTTAAGGGGGATTGCAATTGAAGAACTGCCCTCATCAATTGAGCGTCAACTTAGGCTTTCGTGGTTGGACCTTTCAGATTGTAAAAGGCTTAAGAGTCTCCCAAGCAGCCTCTATAGATTGAAATCTCTTGGAATTCTTGATCTCCATGGTTGCTCAAATCTTCAGAGATTGCCCGAATGTCTTGGCCAATTATCCTCGCCAATAACATGTAATCTAGCGAAAACCAATATTGAGAGAATACCAGAAAGCATTATCCAACTTTTCGTGTCGGGATACCTCCTCTTAAGTTATGGTGAGAGGTTCGAATTCGTACAAAAGCCTCCATTCCTTGAACGAGGTTGCTTGGTACTGCAACCATTTTTAG GAATTGTTGAAGATACCCTGAGAATTCAGCATACGAACCATACGCCAGTTCTACGTTTGCAAGAAATATGGCAAGAAGTATGGCTAAAT AGAGGTTTTTCCTTGGGCAAAGGTCATATAGTACTACCTGGGAATGAAATTCCAAAGTGGTTTGAGTTTCAAAGTGTGGGATCTTTTATAACCTTGGATATGCCACCAGATTTCTTCAATAATAGCAGAGTGCAGGGTATTGCATTTAGTGctattttagcattttcagaCCGTCATGTAGATTATGGCAGatggttttcattttcttttgagctCAAAGTGAAAACCACCAAAGATTGTGGTACGCATGACACACGGTTATTTCAGAGAAGAGTTAATTATGTAGAATCAGATCACTTACATTTGGGGCACTATCTGTTCTGTGAAGAGGATTTTAATGGTTTTTGGAAATGCAATTGCATTCCTGAGGCAGTCCACTTTAATGTTTTTCCACCTTTGGAGTGCCAGTGCTGCGGGGTGAAAAAATGTGGGATCCATTTACTTCACACCCCAGATCCTACGTCAATGGAAGACCCAAGCACATGTTTCAACTGTAACGAAGAAGACTGA
- the LOC102616865 gene encoding disease resistance protein RPV1-like isoform X6, which yields MASSSRNNKKYDVFVSFRGEDTRDNFTSHLCSALCRQNIQTFIDDQLNRGDEISESLVNAIEASAISVIVFSEGYASSSWCLDELVRILECKKEYAQIVIPVFYRVDPSDVRNQTGSFGDSFSKLEERLKENTEKLRSWRKALKEASSLSGFHSLNIRPESELINEVVNHISKRLLDQVFRRNDKKNQLVGVESRVEEIESLLGVQSKDVYALGIWGIGGIGKTTIARATFDKISSDFEGSCFLENVREESQKTGGLACLRQKLLSNLLKDKNVSLDIGLNFRRLSRMKVLIVFDDVTCFNQLESLTESLDWLTPVSRIIITTRNKQVLRNWGVSKIYEMEALEYHHALELFSRHAFKQNHPDVGYEKFSSKVMKYAQGVPLALKVLGCFLYEREKEVWESAINKLQRILHPSILEVLKISYDSLDDKEKNIFLDVACFFQGEDVNLVMKFHNASGFYPEIGISVLVDKSLIAIDSYNKIRMHDLLQELGREIVRQESINPGNRSRLWHHEDIYEVLTYNTGTEKIEGICLDMSKVKELRLNPNTFTKMPKLRFLKFYSSLFNGENKCKMSYLQDPGFAEVKYLHWHGYPLKSLPSNDIEQLWDRVKRYSKLNQIIHAACHKLIAKIPNPTLMPRMKKLVILNLRGSKSLKSLPSGIFNLEFLTKLDLSGCSKLKRLPEISSGNISWLFLRGIAIEELPSSIERQLRLSWLDLSDCKRLKSLPSSLYRLKSLGILDLHGCSNLQRLPECLGQLSSPITCNLAKTNIERIPESIIQLFVSGYLLLSYGERFEFVQKPPFLERGCLVLQPFLGIVEDTLRIQHTNHTPVLRLQEIWQERGFSLGKGHIVLPGNEIPKWFEFQSVGSFITLDMPPDFFNNSRVQGIAFSAILAFSDRHVDYGRWFSFSFELKVKTTKDCGTHDTRLFQRRVNYVESDHLHLGHYLFCEEDFNGFWKCNCIPEAVHFNVFPPLECQCCGVKKCGIHLLHTPDPTSMEDPSTCFNCNEED from the exons ATGGCTTCTTCTTCTCGAAACAACAAGAAGTATGATGTTTTTGTTAGTTTCAGAGGAGAGGACACCCGCGACAACTTTACTAGCCATCTCTGTTCTGCTCTGTGTCGACAAAATATCcaaactttcattgatgaccaACTGAACAGAGGAGATGAAATTTCGGAGTCACTTGTGAATGCAATTGAAGCATCAGCCATTTCAGTTATCGTCTTCTCAGAAGGGTATGCATCTTCCAGCTGGTGTCTCGATGAACTTGTAAGGATCCTTGAGTGCAAGAAAGAGTATGCACAGATTGTGATTCCGGTTTTCTATCGGGTTGATCCATCAGACGTGAGAAACCAAACTGGGAGTTTTGGGGATTCATTTTCGAAGCTTGAAGAAAGATTAAAGGAGAATACTGAGAAGCTGCGTAGTTGGAGGAAAGCTTTGAAGGAAGCATCCAGTTTGTCTGGCTTTCATTCTCTTAACATCAG GCCTGAATCGGAACTTATAAACGAAGTTGTTAATCACATTTCAAAGAGACTGCTGGATCAAGTTTTTCGGCggaatgataaaaaaaaccaGCTGGTTGGAGTAGAATCAAGAGTTGAGGAAATTGAATCTCTACTAGGTGTTCAGTCGAAAGATGTTTACGCTTTAGGGATTTGGGGCATTGGTGGTATAGGCAAAACAACAATCGCTAGAGCTACTTTCGACAAAATCTCTAGCGATTTTGAAGGTTCTTGCTTCCTTGAAAATGTTAGAGAAGAGTCACAAAAAACGGGAGGATTAGCTTGCTTGCGacaaaaacttctttcaaatttattgaaagataaaaatgTGAGTCTTGATATTGGTCTCAATTTTAGAAGGCTCAGCCGCATGAAGGTTCTGATTGTTTTTGATGATGTGACTTGCTTCAACCAATTGGAATCTTTAACCGAAAGTCTTGATTGGCTGACGCCTGTAAGTCGGATCATAATAACCACcagaaataaacaagtgctTAGAAATTGGGGGGTGAGTAAAATATATGAGATGGAGGCATTAGAATATCATCACGCTCTTGAGCTTTTCAGTCGACATGCCTTCAAACAAAACCATCCTGACGTTGGTTACGAGAAATTTTCAAGCAAGGTAATGAAATATGCTCAAGGTGTTCCTTTAGCTCTTAAAGTTTTGGGTTGCTTTCTATATGAAAGAGAAAAGGAAGTCTGGGAAagtgcaataaataaattgcaaaGAATCCTCCATCCAAGTATCCTAgaggtattaaaaataagttacgATAGTTTGGATGATaaggagaaaaatattttccttgatGTTGCTTGTTTTTTTCAAGGCGAGGATGTAAATCTAGTAATGAAATTCCATAATGCAAGCGGTTTCTACCCAGAAATAGGAATAAGTGTTCTTGTTGATAAATCTCTCATTGCTATTGATTCATACAACAAGATAAGAATGCATGATTTACTACAAGAGTTGGGTAGGGAAATTGTTCGACAAGAATCAATTAATCCTGGAAACCGCAGTAGGTTGTGGCATCATGAGGATATCTATGAAGTTCTTACATATAACACG gggACAGAAAAAATTGAGGGCATTTGTTTGGATATGTCAAAAGTAAAAGAGCTCCGTCTAAATCCCAATACTTTCACAAAGATGcctaaattgagatttttaaagttCTATAGTTCATTATTCAATGGAGAGAACAAATGTAAGATGTCTTATTTGCAAGACCCTGGATTTGCTGAAGTGAAATATCTTCACTGGCATGGATATCCGTTGAAGTCATTACCCTCAAATGACATTGAACAACTTTGGGATCGTGTGAAG CGTTATAGTAAGTTAAACCAGATAATCCATGCTGCCTGCCATAAGCTAATTGCCAAAATTCCAAATCCCACGTTGATGCCACGTATGAAAAAGCTAGTTATCTTGAATCTGAGAGGTAGCAAAAGCCTGAAAAGTCTTCCATCTGGAATATTTAACTTGGAATTTCTTACCAAACTTGATCTATCGGGCTGCTCAAAACTGAAAAGGCTTCCAGAGATCTCATCAGGTAATATAAGCTGGTTATTTTTAAGGGGGATTGCAATTGAAGAACTGCCCTCATCAATTGAGCGTCAACTTAGGCTTTCGTGGTTGGACCTTTCAGATTGTAAAAGGCTTAAGAGTCTCCCAAGCAGCCTCTATAGATTGAAATCTCTTGGAATTCTTGATCTCCATGGTTGCTCAAATCTTCAGAGATTGCCCGAATGTCTTGGCCAATTATCCTCGCCAATAACATGTAATCTAGCGAAAACCAATATTGAGAGAATACCAGAAAGCATTATCCAACTTTTCGTGTCGGGATACCTCCTCTTAAGTTATGGTGAGAGGTTCGAATTCGTACAAAAGCCTCCATTCCTTGAACGAGGTTGCTTGGTACTGCAACCATTTTTAG GAATTGTTGAAGATACCCTGAGAATTCAGCATACGAACCATACGCCAGTTCTACGTTTGCAAGAAATATGGCAAGAA AGAGGTTTTTCCTTGGGCAAAGGTCATATAGTACTACCTGGGAATGAAATTCCAAAGTGGTTTGAGTTTCAAAGTGTGGGATCTTTTATAACCTTGGATATGCCACCAGATTTCTTCAATAATAGCAGAGTGCAGGGTATTGCATTTAGTGctattttagcattttcagaCCGTCATGTAGATTATGGCAGatggttttcattttcttttgagctCAAAGTGAAAACCACCAAAGATTGTGGTACGCATGACACACGGTTATTTCAGAGAAGAGTTAATTATGTAGAATCAGATCACTTACATTTGGGGCACTATCTGTTCTGTGAAGAGGATTTTAATGGTTTTTGGAAATGCAATTGCATTCCTGAGGCAGTCCACTTTAATGTTTTTCCACCTTTGGAGTGCCAGTGCTGCGGGGTGAAAAAATGTGGGATCCATTTACTTCACACCCCAGATCCTACGTCAATGGAAGACCCAAGCACATGTTTCAACTGTAACGAAGAAGACTGA